The following are encoded in a window of Flavobacterium cupriresistens genomic DNA:
- the hisG gene encoding ATP phosphoribosyltransferase — protein sequence MSTLKIAIQKSGRLNEDSIQILKDCGISINNGIDQLKAEASNFPLEVLYLRNSDIPQYLIDGVVDLAIVGDNLLVEKGKGIEVVQKLGFSKCKVSVAVPKTFEYNSVKDLAGLRIATSYPNTVNEYFNSFGVTVDIHQISGSVEIAPNIGLADAIVDIVSSGSTLFKNNLKEVEVILKSEAVLAVSPKVSPEIQKHIDTLKFRIQAVLRARNSKYILMNIPNNKIEAVGKILPVLRSLTVLPLAQEGWSSVHSVIDKDTFWDVIDQLKEAGAEGILVCPIEKMVL from the coding sequence ATGAGTACTTTAAAAATTGCAATTCAAAAATCCGGTCGTTTAAACGAAGACAGCATTCAAATCCTGAAAGATTGCGGGATTTCAATCAATAACGGCATTGATCAACTTAAAGCCGAAGCTTCTAATTTCCCTCTCGAAGTACTGTATTTGAGAAATTCAGACATTCCGCAATACTTAATCGACGGGGTTGTTGATCTGGCCATAGTCGGAGACAATCTTCTGGTTGAAAAAGGAAAAGGAATAGAAGTGGTTCAAAAATTAGGTTTTTCTAAATGCAAGGTTTCTGTAGCAGTTCCGAAAACCTTCGAATACAACTCCGTTAAAGACCTTGCCGGTTTACGAATTGCTACTTCTTATCCCAACACAGTAAATGAATACTTTAACTCTTTCGGGGTAACGGTTGATATTCACCAAATTTCAGGTTCAGTAGAAATTGCACCTAACATTGGTCTTGCAGATGCAATTGTGGATATTGTCTCCAGCGGAAGTACTTTATTCAAAAACAATCTGAAAGAAGTTGAAGTAATATTAAAAAGCGAAGCCGTTTTGGCCGTTTCTCCAAAAGTTTCTCCTGAGATTCAAAAACACATTGATACGTTGAAATTTAGAATTCAGGCTGTTTTAAGAGCCCGAAATTCAAAATACATCTTAATGAACATTCCCAACAATAAAATTGAAGCCGTTGGAAAAATCCTTCCGGTTTTAAGAAGTTTAACGGTTCTTCCTTTAGCGCAGGAAGGCTGGAGCAGTGTACACTCTGTAATTGATAAAGATACTTTTTGGGACGTAATTGATCAATTAAAAGAAGCAGGAGCGGAGGGAATTCTGGTTTGCCCGATTGAAAAAATGGTACTGTAA
- a CDS encoding sensor histidine kinase, with protein sequence MAQLSFKNRIALNYIITTGLLILVVFFTIYAIVKHSVYSHIDEGINVEIQNHLKEIKVTNGTVILVDKEEWEEREHNTVDVNPVFVQFLDTNKRITEKSPNLNTAVLVFHDSVEDYELFDTKIGNNIIRQVQVPLIIKSKNIGYLMIAMSLTSSRMVLNNLFEIMCLAFPVILLLLFFIARFFAGRSIKPINAITNTSRSITRDNLKTRIPLPKTKDELYTLSETINSLLNRIEDAIEREKQFTSDASHELRTPLTVIKGTLEVLIRKQRDSKEYEEKVNFCIAEVDHLNRLVDQLLLMARSENKNDNIKYESVYLNALILDVLTLNSEKINHKKINMKFEAEADYYIHSDNYLVLTILRNIISNAIKYTSEAGEISISLTRQEDQIRCTVTDNGIGIDQEDLETIFNPFYRSKSSEHPEIKGTGLGLSIVKRIADLLSITFKVNSDKGKGTTVILDFKQPMKTLSEIKKT encoded by the coding sequence ATGGCGCAACTTTCCTTTAAAAACAGAATTGCTTTAAACTACATTATCACAACAGGTTTGCTGATTTTAGTGGTTTTTTTTACTATTTACGCTATTGTTAAACACTCCGTTTACAGTCATATTGATGAAGGTATAAATGTAGAAATACAAAATCACCTCAAAGAAATTAAAGTAACAAATGGCACTGTAATTTTAGTAGACAAGGAAGAGTGGGAAGAACGTGAACATAATACAGTTGATGTAAACCCTGTTTTTGTTCAATTCCTGGATACCAACAAAAGAATAACTGAAAAATCTCCAAATCTCAATACAGCAGTACTCGTTTTTCATGACAGCGTAGAAGATTACGAATTATTCGACACCAAAATTGGCAATAATATTATTCGGCAAGTTCAGGTTCCTCTTATCATCAAATCTAAAAACATTGGCTATCTCATGATCGCTATGTCACTGACTAGTTCCCGAATGGTTCTTAATAATCTATTCGAAATTATGTGTCTGGCATTTCCGGTAATTTTATTGCTGTTGTTTTTTATAGCCCGCTTTTTTGCCGGTCGAAGCATCAAACCAATAAACGCCATTACCAATACCTCTAGGAGTATTACCAGAGATAACCTGAAAACAAGAATCCCATTACCCAAAACGAAAGATGAATTATACACGCTGTCCGAAACAATAAACAGCCTGTTAAACCGAATTGAAGATGCCATCGAACGCGAAAAACAATTTACTTCAGACGCCTCACACGAGCTAAGAACACCACTAACCGTTATTAAAGGAACACTTGAAGTACTAATACGCAAACAAAGAGACAGCAAGGAATACGAAGAAAAAGTAAACTTTTGTATTGCAGAAGTTGACCATTTGAACAGGTTGGTAGACCAGCTGCTTTTAATGGCACGTTCTGAGAACAAAAATGACAATATAAAATACGAATCCGTTTATTTGAATGCTTTGATTTTGGATGTACTGACTTTAAATTCAGAAAAAATAAACCATAAAAAAATCAATATGAAATTTGAAGCCGAAGCTGATTATTATATCCATTCGGACAACTATTTGGTATTGACAATTTTGAGAAATATTATTTCAAATGCTATAAAATACACCAGTGAAGCCGGAGAAATCTCAATTTCATTAACCAGACAAGAAGATCAGATCCGCTGCACGGTTACCGATAACGGAATTGGGATTGATCAAGAAGATCTCGAAACGATTTTCAACCCTTTTTACAGATCAAAATCATCCGAACATCCCGAAATCAAAGGAACCGGTTTAGGACTTTCTATTGTGAAAAGAATCGCAGATTTGTTGTCTATTACATTTAAGGTAAATAGCGATAAAGGGAAGGGAACCACTGTAATTTTAGATTTTAAGCAGCCTATGAAAACGTTATCGGAAATTAAAAAAACATAG